A genome region from Cystobacter fuscus DSM 2262 includes the following:
- a CDS encoding sensor histidine kinase — translation MTTPSFTIATPDERATLLFQVQYLDMLRSILDSASEGMAVVDMTGRQLYMNEQGHKLLGISPTDTAPDDWSAHYGLFLADTRTLCPSERLPMNRAFLGEEAPVEELFVRNRAIPEGRYIHVSAKPIRDRQERQLGAVLYVRDIHEQRHAEAERRRTEVRFQRIVEAAQEGMWMVDGERRVTYVNRFAAELLGYTPEEIIGRDLYEFLGQEEVRRTQETIEVQRQGQTVLINDFKMLHKDGTHIWTMISTCPLNDEGGGYEGSLAIVIDIRQRRETEQQVHQLNAQLERRIAERTAQLEFSNRELEAFAYSVAHDLRTPLRSISNFTLALTEDCADKLDATGLDYIQRIRTASRRMAELIDGILSLSRVNRTEFIETDVDLSALAHAIREQLQRWQPQRTARFHIQEGLVERGDAQLLGAMLENLLGNAWKFSRGREVAEIEFGTLAPQEGPRVYFVRDNGDGFDMEYQKKLFGVFQRLHTQQEFEGNGVGLATVQRIIQRHGGHVWGEGRVGQGATFYFTLHEPTGQRAPLPPAQESPRTTPHV, via the coding sequence ATGACCACCCCGTCCTTCACGATAGCCACTCCCGATGAGCGGGCCACGCTCCTCTTCCAGGTCCAATACCTGGACATGCTGCGCTCCATCCTCGACAGCGCCTCCGAGGGCATGGCCGTCGTCGACATGACGGGCCGCCAGCTCTACATGAATGAGCAGGGCCACAAGCTGCTCGGCATCTCGCCCACGGACACCGCCCCGGACGATTGGAGCGCACATTACGGACTCTTCCTCGCGGACACGCGGACGCTGTGCCCCTCCGAGCGGCTCCCGATGAACCGCGCCTTCCTGGGCGAGGAGGCTCCCGTGGAGGAACTCTTCGTGCGCAACCGAGCCATCCCGGAAGGCCGGTACATCCACGTGAGCGCCAAACCCATCCGCGACCGCCAGGAAAGACAACTGGGCGCCGTGCTCTACGTGCGTGACATCCACGAGCAGCGCCACGCCGAGGCCGAGCGGCGCCGCACCGAGGTGCGCTTCCAGCGCATCGTGGAGGCCGCCCAGGAGGGCATGTGGATGGTCGACGGCGAGCGGCGCGTCACCTACGTCAACCGCTTCGCGGCCGAGCTGCTGGGCTACACGCCCGAGGAAATCATCGGCAGGGACCTCTACGAGTTCCTCGGGCAGGAGGAAGTCCGCCGCACCCAGGAGACCATCGAGGTGCAGCGCCAGGGCCAGACCGTCCTCATCAATGACTTCAAGATGTTGCACAAGGATGGAACGCACATCTGGACCATGATCTCCACCTGCCCGCTCAACGACGAGGGCGGCGGCTACGAGGGCTCGCTGGCCATCGTCATCGACATCCGCCAACGGCGCGAGACCGAGCAACAGGTGCACCAGCTCAATGCGCAGTTGGAGCGCCGCATCGCCGAGCGCACCGCCCAGCTCGAGTTCTCCAATCGCGAGCTGGAGGCCTTCGCCTACTCCGTGGCGCATGACCTGCGCACCCCCCTGCGCAGCATCTCCAACTTCACCCTCGCGCTGACGGAGGACTGCGCGGACAAGCTGGATGCCACCGGCCTGGACTACATCCAGCGCATCCGCACCGCCTCGCGGCGCATGGCCGAGCTCATCGACGGCATCCTCTCGCTCTCGCGCGTCAACCGCACCGAGTTCATCGAGACGGACGTGGACCTGTCCGCCCTGGCGCACGCCATCCGCGAGCAGCTCCAGCGCTGGCAGCCCCAGCGCACCGCGCGCTTCCACATCCAGGAGGGGCTCGTGGAGCGGGGGGACGCCCAGTTGCTGGGCGCGATGCTGGAGAACCTGCTGGGCAATGCCTGGAAGTTCTCCCGGGGCCGGGAGGTGGCGGAGATCGAGTTCGGCACCCTCGCGCCCCAGGAGGGCCCGCGCGTCTACTTCGTCCGGGACAACGGAGACGGCTTCGACATGGAGTACCAGAAGAAGCTCTTCGGCGTCTTCCAGCGGCTGCACACCCAACAGGAGTTCGAGGGCAATGGGGTGGGGCTCGCCACCGTGCAGCGCATCATCCAGCGCCACGGAGGGCACGTCTGGGGCGAGGGGCGCGTGGGACAGGGCGCCACCTTCTACTTCACCCTCCACGAGCCCACCGGACAGCGCGCCCCTCTTCCACCCGCCCAGGAATCCCCGAGGACAACCCCCCATGTATGA
- a CDS encoding response regulator: MYDPTQRIILLVEDNADDELMTLRAFRKSNIHNPVVVVRDGAEAIDYLFIQGKHANRNPDIRPQVILLDLHLPRIDGLEVLRRIRAHEQTRTLPVVVLTSSKEERDLVDSYQLGVNSFVHKPVDVSSFFEAVRQLGMYWLVLNEMPLPRRGS; encoded by the coding sequence ATGTATGATCCCACCCAACGCATCATCCTGCTCGTCGAGGACAACGCCGACGACGAGCTGATGACCCTGAGGGCCTTCCGCAAGAGCAACATCCACAACCCGGTGGTCGTCGTGCGCGACGGGGCCGAGGCGATCGACTACCTCTTCATCCAGGGCAAGCACGCGAACCGCAATCCGGACATCCGGCCCCAGGTCATCCTGTTGGACTTGCACCTGCCGCGCATCGACGGGCTGGAGGTGCTGCGGCGCATCCGCGCCCACGAGCAGACCCGGACCCTGCCGGTGGTCGTCCTCACCTCCTCCAAGGAGGAGAGGGATCTGGTGGACAGCTATCAGCTCGGGGTCAACAGCTTCGTGCACAAGCCGGTGGACGTCAGCTCCTTCTTCGAGGCGGTGCGGCAGCTCGGCATGTACTGGCTCGTCCTCAACGAGATGCCGCTTCCCCGACGCGGCTCCTGA
- a CDS encoding hybrid sensor histidine kinase/response regulator, whose translation MEHHPASSPGVPDGPLRNSETLSEAASGKADERDPVEARLAMQNRLLELVARGTPLPDMLHSITRAIELLSPGMMASVLLVDDEGILHVGAGASLPPAYNAVVEGLAIGPTVGSCGAAAYSKRMVVVTDISTHPNWAPYRDKMKDFRLQACWSGPILSSEGRVLGTLAMYYNEPRAPTEQELHLIETMAHIASVAMEKAKAEQERERLLARERLARHEAEAASRTKDEFLSMLSHELRTPLTSILGWAQLLRTRAMSEDKRQRALETIERNARAQTQLIEDLLDISRIVTGKMRLEVRPVEPLPVLEVALDAMRPAAEARGIRLDLRVSPGMGPLLVDAERLQQVVWNLLTNAIKFTSSGGQVVVRLERGEGEALLEVEDTGQGIEPAFLPHVFERFRQADSSTTRKHGGLGLGLAIVRHVVEMHGGSVSAHSEGPGRGSTFRVVLPLAPSGAPEPLPAPRVRPVRGTGSPEAEAPSLEGVRVLVVEDAPDTRALLTEVLEGSRAQVTCAASAQEALALLLGPPRVDVLISDIGMAGEDGYELIRQLRARERGGERLPAVALTVFARSEDRWRALAEGFDVHVAKPVNASRLLSVVASLVSSRPA comes from the coding sequence ATGGAGCATCACCCTGCTTCCTCGCCAGGTGTGCCGGACGGGCCGCTTCGGAATTCGGAGACGCTTTCCGAGGCCGCGAGCGGCAAGGCAGACGAGCGTGATCCGGTGGAAGCACGCCTGGCGATGCAGAACCGGTTGCTGGAGCTGGTGGCGCGCGGCACGCCGCTGCCGGACATGCTGCACTCCATCACTCGCGCCATCGAGTTGTTGAGCCCGGGGATGATGGCCTCGGTGCTGCTCGTGGACGACGAGGGGATCCTCCACGTGGGGGCGGGGGCGAGCCTGCCGCCGGCCTACAACGCCGTCGTCGAGGGGTTGGCGATCGGCCCCACCGTGGGCTCCTGTGGCGCGGCCGCGTACTCGAAGCGGATGGTGGTGGTGACGGACATCAGCACGCATCCCAACTGGGCGCCCTATCGGGACAAGATGAAGGACTTCCGGCTGCAGGCGTGCTGGTCCGGCCCCATCCTCTCCTCGGAGGGACGGGTGCTGGGGACGCTGGCCATGTATTACAACGAGCCCCGGGCCCCCACGGAGCAGGAACTGCACCTCATCGAGACCATGGCCCACATCGCCTCGGTGGCGATGGAGAAGGCCAAGGCCGAACAGGAGCGCGAGCGCCTGCTGGCGCGGGAACGTCTGGCCCGCCACGAGGCCGAGGCCGCCAGCCGGACGAAGGACGAGTTCCTCTCCATGCTGTCCCACGAGCTGCGCACGCCCCTCACCTCCATCCTCGGCTGGGCCCAACTGCTGCGCACGCGCGCGATGTCGGAGGACAAGCGCCAGCGGGCCCTGGAGACCATCGAGCGCAACGCGCGGGCGCAGACGCAGCTCATCGAGGACCTGCTGGACATCAGCCGCATCGTCACGGGGAAGATGCGGCTGGAGGTGCGCCCGGTGGAGCCCCTGCCGGTGCTGGAGGTGGCGCTCGATGCGATGCGCCCGGCGGCCGAGGCCCGGGGCATCCGGCTGGACCTGCGCGTCTCCCCCGGCATGGGGCCGCTGCTCGTGGATGCCGAGCGCTTGCAGCAGGTGGTGTGGAACCTGTTGACCAACGCCATCAAGTTCACGTCCTCGGGAGGCCAGGTGGTGGTCCGGCTGGAGCGGGGAGAGGGCGAGGCCTTGCTGGAAGTGGAGGACACGGGCCAGGGGATAGAGCCGGCCTTCCTTCCCCACGTCTTCGAGCGCTTCCGGCAGGCGGACAGCAGCACCACGCGCAAACATGGGGGCCTGGGCCTGGGGCTGGCCATCGTGCGTCACGTGGTGGAGATGCATGGGGGCAGCGTGTCGGCGCACAGCGAAGGGCCGGGCCGGGGCTCCACCTTCCGCGTCGTCCTGCCGTTGGCGCCGTCGGGCGCGCCAGAACCGCTTCCCGCCCCTCGGGTCCGGCCGGTGCGGGGTACCGGGTCTCCGGAGGCCGAGGCTCCTTCGCTCGAGGGGGTTCGCGTCCTCGTGGTGGAGGACGCGCCGGATACCCGGGCCCTGCTCACCGAGGTGTTGGAGGGCAGCCGGGCCCAGGTGACGTGCGCGGCGAGCGCCCAGGAGGCCCTCGCGTTGCTGCTCGGCCCGCCGCGCGTCGACGTGCTCATCTCGGACATCGGCATGGCGGGAGAGGACGGCTACGAGTTGATTCGCCAGCTGCGCGCCCGGGAGCGTGGCGGGGAGCGGCTGCCCGCGGTGGCGCTCACGGTCTTCGCCCGGAGCGAGGATCGCTGGCGCGCCCTGGCCGAGGGCTTCGATGTGCACGTCGCCAAGCCGGTGAACGCCTCGCGGTTGCTCTCGGTGGTGGCGTCGCTCGTCTCCTCCCGGCCCGCCTGA
- a CDS encoding PAS domain-containing hybrid sensor histidine kinase/response regulator has translation MRAPPEKDLESPGALIEESTEDLYENAPCGYLSTRLDGTIIKVNQTFLNWTGYSREELLAGKRFQDVLAIGSKIFHETHYAPLLRMQGFVSELNLELVHKDRQKIPVLINTLQRRDAAGNPLVNRTTVFNISERKKYEQELLLARKKAEQATKAKADFLSMISHEIRTPMNAIVGISNLLRETRLSSEQQEYVRILGFSSENLLNLLNNILDFSKIEAGKVTLEERGFDIRQLIHNTVYSLGVKAEEKGLKVQVDLDERVPACLRGDPIKIGQLLTNLLSNAIKFTERGGVTVALRVQELFPDAASLEFRVTDTGIGISEDRLGPIFEEFTQASYETSMKYGGTGLGLAINRKLLELYGSKMSVQSTPGAGSSFSFNLRLKIGQDAGQPEGPREGAPDEQTLRGVKVLVAEDNEVNVFVIERLLRRWGVEFEVVANGHRAMEKVMANAYDLVLMDLQMPELDGYDATRKIRSLPEERFRRLPIIALTASSRIGMDDRLEHAGFTDFVGKPFKLEELFAKLARYASRALPLQERRQPVWARAQEVADSALPSRNFNLEGFRKLTAGDPEGLVELLSITLTGCEHYKRDFQDALEAGSLKQFKFHTHKIKMTLELLQAHALRAALKEGKALLSEQGDNPARIQSIGQVIQRELDAIIDGLKMELGKG, from the coding sequence TTGAGAGCCCCCCCTGAGAAGGACCTGGAGTCACCTGGTGCGCTGATCGAGGAGAGCACGGAGGATCTCTATGAGAACGCACCTTGTGGCTACCTCTCCACGCGCCTGGACGGAACCATCATCAAGGTCAACCAGACATTCCTGAACTGGACGGGTTACTCACGGGAGGAACTCCTCGCGGGCAAGCGGTTCCAAGACGTGCTGGCCATTGGAAGCAAGATCTTCCATGAGACGCATTATGCACCCCTGCTGCGAATGCAGGGGTTCGTCAGCGAGCTCAACCTCGAGTTGGTGCACAAGGATCGCCAGAAGATCCCGGTCCTGATCAACACCCTCCAAAGAAGGGACGCGGCCGGAAATCCTCTCGTGAACCGGACGACCGTCTTCAACATCTCCGAGCGCAAGAAATACGAGCAGGAGCTGTTGCTGGCCCGGAAGAAGGCCGAGCAGGCCACGAAGGCGAAAGCGGACTTCCTGTCGATGATCAGCCACGAGATCCGCACCCCCATGAACGCCATCGTGGGGATCTCGAATCTCCTGCGGGAGACGCGGCTGTCGTCCGAGCAACAGGAGTATGTCCGCATCCTGGGCTTCTCCTCCGAGAACCTCCTCAACCTGCTCAACAACATCCTCGACTTCAGCAAGATCGAGGCGGGCAAGGTAACGCTGGAGGAGCGCGGCTTCGATATCCGCCAGTTGATCCACAACACCGTCTACAGCCTCGGCGTCAAGGCCGAGGAGAAGGGCCTGAAGGTCCAGGTCGACCTCGACGAGCGGGTACCGGCCTGCCTCCGCGGGGACCCGATCAAGATCGGGCAGCTCCTCACCAACCTGTTGAGCAACGCCATCAAGTTCACCGAGAGAGGTGGTGTCACGGTGGCGCTGCGGGTCCAGGAGTTGTTCCCGGATGCCGCGTCCCTCGAGTTCAGGGTCACCGACACGGGAATCGGCATCTCCGAGGATCGCCTGGGGCCCATCTTCGAGGAGTTCACCCAGGCCAGCTACGAGACCAGCATGAAGTACGGAGGGACCGGCCTGGGCCTCGCCATCAACCGGAAGCTGCTGGAGCTGTACGGCAGCAAGATGTCCGTGCAGAGCACGCCGGGAGCGGGGTCATCGTTCTCCTTCAACCTGCGCTTGAAGATCGGGCAGGACGCCGGCCAGCCGGAGGGCCCGAGGGAAGGCGCTCCAGACGAGCAGACCCTCCGGGGTGTCAAGGTCCTGGTCGCGGAAGACAACGAGGTCAATGTCTTCGTGATCGAACGCTTGCTGCGAAGGTGGGGTGTCGAGTTCGAGGTGGTGGCGAATGGACATCGGGCCATGGAGAAGGTCATGGCGAATGCCTACGATCTGGTGTTGATGGATCTCCAGATGCCGGAGCTGGATGGTTACGACGCCACCCGGAAGATTCGAAGTCTTCCCGAGGAGAGATTCCGGAGGCTGCCCATCATCGCGCTGACCGCCTCCTCGCGGATCGGAATGGATGACCGGTTGGAGCACGCGGGCTTCACGGACTTCGTCGGCAAGCCCTTCAAGCTCGAGGAGCTCTTCGCGAAGCTCGCCAGGTACGCCTCCCGGGCCTTGCCCCTCCAGGAGCGCCGCCAGCCCGTGTGGGCACGGGCACAGGAGGTAGCGGACTCAGCCCTCCCCTCGCGGAACTTCAACCTCGAGGGCTTCAGGAAGCTGACCGCGGGGGACCCGGAGGGACTGGTCGAGCTGCTCTCCATCACCCTCACGGGGTGTGAGCACTACAAGCGGGACTTCCAGGACGCGCTCGAAGCGGGCAGCCTGAAGCAGTTCAAGTTCCATACCCACAAAATCAAGATGACCCTGGAGCTGCTTCAGGCCCACGCACTGCGGGCCGCTCTCAAGGAGGGCAAGGCACTCCTCTCCGAGCAGGGGGACAATCCCGCCAGAATCCAGTCCATCGGGCAGGTCATCCAGCGGGAGCTGGATGCCATCATCGATGGCCTGAAGATGGAGCTGGGCAAGGGGTAG
- a CDS encoding PilZ domain-containing protein: protein MSASGGVILIENANPLRAQTIQAIEAARHECVAVEDLAEAMAEARRQRPLMLMLDCSSFMPAEESTLTRLQELRRMVGAPLVLLANLETPTEFIESLNQMGADDCLLKPLRQHQLQPRFEVAATATPRVSPAALGRLGPKVVSLLHGRQNFAWRTGELLEQSGYHVRYGSFEDEHEPPPESNIELHILCAASREELAQVLRLRHPEETRAGSRWFLICPGGPGELVTHSGGGLVAGFDMAQVFPEHVVQKANAWFSRVSNALQPEARVPFFCPVEYREAGNLFGDWNSCYSYDLSPGGIFLRTLVPARPGAAVELKIHLTTHRTELRGSGVVAWANTYAQRKAFSHPVGMGVQFLGMSPKGLSLLRELCGVDPTARDKPE, encoded by the coding sequence ATGAGCGCGAGCGGCGGGGTCATCCTCATCGAGAACGCGAACCCGTTACGGGCGCAGACCATCCAGGCGATCGAGGCCGCGCGCCATGAATGCGTCGCCGTGGAAGACCTCGCGGAGGCCATGGCCGAAGCCAGGAGGCAACGTCCCCTCATGCTCATGCTGGACTGCTCGTCCTTCATGCCAGCGGAGGAGAGTACCCTCACCCGGTTGCAGGAGCTGCGGCGGATGGTGGGCGCCCCCCTGGTCCTCCTGGCCAACCTGGAGACCCCCACCGAGTTCATCGAGAGCCTCAATCAGATGGGCGCGGATGACTGCCTGCTCAAGCCGCTGCGGCAGCATCAACTCCAGCCCCGCTTCGAGGTGGCCGCCACCGCCACGCCTCGCGTGTCCCCCGCGGCCCTGGGAAGGCTGGGCCCGAAGGTCGTCTCCCTCCTGCATGGGCGGCAGAACTTCGCCTGGCGCACGGGCGAGCTGCTCGAGCAGAGTGGCTACCACGTGCGCTACGGCTCGTTCGAGGACGAGCACGAGCCGCCCCCCGAATCCAACATCGAGCTGCACATCCTGTGCGCCGCGTCGCGCGAGGAGCTGGCCCAGGTGCTGCGGCTACGCCACCCGGAAGAGACCCGGGCGGGGTCGCGCTGGTTCCTCATCTGCCCCGGAGGTCCCGGGGAGCTCGTCACCCACTCCGGCGGGGGACTGGTGGCCGGCTTCGACATGGCCCAGGTCTTTCCGGAGCACGTCGTCCAGAAGGCCAATGCCTGGTTCTCCCGCGTCAGCAATGCCCTCCAGCCCGAGGCACGCGTGCCCTTCTTCTGCCCCGTCGAGTATCGTGAGGCGGGCAACCTCTTTGGCGACTGGAACTCCTGTTACTCGTATGACCTCAGCCCCGGGGGCATCTTCCTGCGCACGCTCGTGCCGGCACGTCCGGGGGCCGCGGTGGAGCTGAAGATCCACCTGACCACCCACCGCACGGAACTGCGGGGCTCGGGGGTGGTGGCCTGGGCCAATACGTATGCCCAGCGCAAGGCCTTCTCCCATCCCGTCGGCATGGGGGTGCAATTTCTCGGGATGAGCCCCAAGGGACTCTCGCTGCTGCGCGAGTTGTGTGGTGTGGATCCCACCGCGCGCGACAAGCCGGAATGA
- a CDS encoding response regulator, with product MNGSLRLENVTMTRKKILLVDDSNTVLLMHRMMLSGGGYELLIARNGVEAVDLALRERPDLIFMDVVMPQMDGLQACRRIRASPEMHATPIIMVTTRGEPHNVKAGFESGCTEYITKPFDKGDLLQKLRQHLGE from the coding sequence ATGAACGGCTCGCTCCGTCTGGAGAACGTGACGATGACACGCAAGAAGATCCTGCTCGTGGATGACTCCAACACCGTGCTGCTCATGCACCGGATGATGCTGAGTGGCGGCGGCTACGAGCTGCTGATCGCCCGCAATGGCGTGGAGGCGGTGGACCTGGCGCTGCGCGAGCGGCCGGATCTCATCTTCATGGACGTCGTGATGCCGCAGATGGACGGCCTGCAGGCCTGCAGGCGCATCCGCGCGAGCCCGGAGATGCACGCCACCCCCATCATCATGGTCACCACCCGCGGAGAGCCGCACAACGTGAAGGCCGGCTTCGAGAGCGGCTGCACCGAATACATCACCAAGCCCTTCGACAAGGGCGATCTGCTCCAGAAGCTGCGCCAGCACCTCGGCGAGTAG
- a CDS encoding GAF domain-containing protein, protein MSQDPPSKPATPDPEALQGTDERLGELRAENASLRTQLEALHQERARLEERLSEADARVTNLVGLYAASHRLHETFERWALLDILRDIINNIVGSEELGIFELDEGSSTLVLVHSMGIEPAGFQSIPLGHGIIGRTALTGQLFVASEGKGPPAASNESALTACVPLRIGSRVWGVIAIFGMLPHKPSLGDSDLELFALLEKQAGLVLAASEMEPDGHRS, encoded by the coding sequence ATGAGCCAGGACCCTCCCTCCAAGCCCGCGACCCCCGACCCGGAAGCACTCCAGGGCACCGACGAGCGTCTGGGAGAGCTGCGGGCGGAGAACGCGTCCCTGCGCACCCAGTTGGAGGCCTTGCACCAGGAGCGGGCCCGGCTCGAGGAGCGGCTGTCCGAAGCGGACGCTCGGGTGACGAACCTGGTGGGCCTGTACGCGGCCAGCCACCGGCTGCACGAGACCTTCGAGCGGTGGGCCCTGCTCGACATCCTGCGCGACATCATCAACAACATCGTCGGCTCGGAGGAGCTGGGCATCTTCGAGCTCGATGAGGGCAGCTCGACGCTCGTGCTGGTGCACTCCATGGGCATCGAGCCGGCGGGCTTCCAATCCATCCCCCTGGGCCACGGCATCATCGGCCGGACGGCCCTCACCGGGCAGCTCTTCGTCGCCAGTGAGGGCAAGGGCCCCCCCGCCGCCAGCAACGAGTCGGCGCTCACCGCCTGCGTCCCGTTGCGCATCGGCAGCCGCGTCTGGGGCGTCATCGCCATCTTCGGCATGCTGCCTCACAAGCCCTCGCTGGGTGATTCGGACCTGGAGCTCTTCGCGCTGTTGGAAAAACAAGCGGGTCTGGTACTGGCCGCTTCCGAGATGGAGCCCGATGGACATCGATCGTGA
- a CDS encoding chemotaxis protein CheA yields the protein MDIDRDELLKVFLLECDEVFALMEEQLVGLEQQPDPERLRTIFRAAHTLKGNATCVELPAFVEFTHELEDLLEHLHTGELAVSHELVSLLLSAVDAMRELRGQLAMGQVELTAQHRALMALMTRWARKELTAPAPATSEKEASPPAPPPPSEPPGRKPLAEEERARNLRVGINKLDQMVDLIGELSIAQGKLTAMLEGDRPREQLIEASRDGERLLRELQELVMNVRMVPLGPTFRQYVRTVRDLAAARGKHVELVFEGEDVEMDTALVENVRDPLLHMIRNAIDHGIETPDIRRARGKPELSQLKLRAAHDAGGILLEVIDDGAGLNKERIIERARALGLSREPEALPEAELFSFIFEPGFSTARELTATSGRGVGMDVVRRNVEALRGKVTVRSREGHGVTLSLRLPLTFAIIDGFLVGVGEETYVVPLEAVHECIELPEGARGRSGERDGVLNLRGEAIPYLRLRHLFSPHTPAPARESMVIVQHPQGKVGLVVDMLHGERQTVIKPLGSLFKDLPCISGASILGNGRIALILDDAALLREATRARRSAAS from the coding sequence ATGGACATCGATCGTGACGAGCTGCTGAAGGTCTTCCTCCTCGAGTGCGATGAGGTCTTCGCCCTCATGGAGGAGCAGCTCGTCGGACTGGAACAACAGCCGGATCCCGAGCGGCTGCGGACCATCTTCCGCGCGGCCCATACCCTCAAGGGCAACGCCACGTGCGTGGAGCTGCCCGCCTTCGTGGAGTTCACCCACGAGCTGGAGGACCTGCTCGAGCACCTGCACACCGGGGAGCTCGCCGTATCGCATGAGCTCGTGTCCCTGCTGCTGTCGGCCGTGGATGCGATGCGGGAGCTGCGAGGGCAGCTCGCGATGGGCCAGGTCGAGCTGACGGCCCAGCATCGCGCCCTGATGGCGCTCATGACGCGCTGGGCCCGGAAGGAGCTCACGGCCCCGGCTCCGGCCACCAGCGAGAAGGAAGCCTCGCCTCCCGCCCCGCCCCCTCCCTCCGAGCCGCCCGGGCGCAAGCCCCTGGCCGAGGAGGAGCGGGCGCGCAACCTCCGCGTGGGCATCAACAAGCTGGACCAGATGGTGGATCTCATCGGCGAGCTGTCCATCGCCCAGGGGAAGTTGACCGCCATGCTCGAGGGCGACCGGCCGCGCGAGCAGCTCATCGAGGCGAGCCGCGACGGCGAGCGCCTGCTGCGCGAGTTGCAGGAGCTGGTGATGAACGTGCGCATGGTGCCGCTCGGCCCCACGTTCCGCCAGTACGTGAGGACCGTGAGGGACCTGGCCGCGGCGCGGGGCAAGCACGTCGAGCTCGTCTTCGAGGGCGAGGACGTGGAGATGGACACCGCGCTGGTGGAGAACGTGAGGGATCCGCTGCTGCACATGATCCGCAACGCCATCGACCACGGCATCGAGACCCCGGACATCCGCCGGGCACGGGGCAAGCCGGAGCTCTCCCAGCTCAAGCTGCGCGCCGCCCATGACGCGGGCGGCATCCTGCTCGAGGTCATCGACGACGGGGCGGGCCTGAACAAGGAGCGGATCATCGAGCGCGCCCGCGCGCTGGGGCTCTCGCGGGAGCCCGAGGCGCTGCCAGAAGCGGAGCTCTTCTCGTTCATCTTCGAGCCGGGCTTCTCCACCGCGCGCGAGCTCACCGCCACGTCGGGCCGGGGCGTGGGCATGGACGTGGTGCGCCGCAACGTGGAGGCCCTGCGGGGCAAGGTCACCGTGCGCAGCAGGGAGGGACACGGGGTCACCCTCTCCCTCCGGCTCCCCCTCACGTTCGCCATCATCGACGGGTTCCTGGTGGGCGTCGGCGAGGAGACGTACGTCGTGCCGCTCGAGGCCGTGCACGAGTGCATCGAGCTGCCCGAGGGCGCGCGGGGGCGCAGCGGGGAGCGCGATGGGGTGCTGAACCTGCGGGGCGAGGCCATTCCCTATCTCCGGCTGCGCCACCTCTTCAGCCCCCACACCCCGGCGCCGGCGCGCGAGAGCATGGTCATCGTCCAGCACCCGCAGGGCAAGGTGGGCCTGGTCGTGGACATGCTCCACGGGGAGCGCCAGACGGTCATCAAGCCCCTGGGCTCGCTGTTCAAGGACCTTCCGTGCATCTCGGGCGCGAGCATCCTGGGCAACGGGCGGATCGCGTTGATCCTCGATGACGCCGCGCTCCTGCGAGAGGCCACCCGGGCGAGGCGCTCCGCGGCGTCCTGA
- a CDS encoding protein-glutamate methylesterase/protein-glutamine glutaminase — protein MAPVLRVLVVDDSAVVRQGMLMLLKHVPDMVAEVASDPLIARQKMTGHRPDVILLDLEMPRMDGLTFLRELMREDAPVPVVVCSGLAGPGTELAVRALEEGAVEIISKPPLGVGEFLRESRMRFVQSLRDAAKARPRPERYMPPARMEPEPAERPVASLLTVTTDKVVAVGASTGGTDALRQLLRPMPPDCPGIVIVQHMPEQFTLAFARRLNELCRIEVKEAEQGDRVLQGRALIAPGNRHLRVRRTGGHYQVEVLDGKRVSGHKPSVDVLFHSVAHAAGANAVGVLLTGMGEDGADGLLTMKQAGAATIAQDEASSVVFGMPRAAIERGAVDQVLPLTAISEAIRRRARQG, from the coding sequence TTGGCTCCTGTGTTGCGGGTGCTCGTGGTGGATGACTCGGCGGTGGTGCGCCAGGGCATGCTGATGCTGCTCAAGCACGTGCCGGACATGGTGGCCGAGGTGGCGTCGGATCCCCTCATCGCCCGGCAGAAGATGACGGGCCACCGGCCGGACGTGATCCTGTTGGATCTGGAGATGCCGCGCATGGACGGGCTGACGTTCCTGCGCGAGCTGATGCGGGAGGACGCACCGGTGCCGGTGGTGGTGTGCTCGGGGCTGGCGGGACCGGGCACGGAGCTGGCGGTGCGCGCGCTGGAGGAGGGCGCGGTGGAGATCATCTCCAAGCCTCCGCTGGGCGTGGGGGAGTTCCTGCGCGAGTCCCGGATGCGGTTCGTGCAGTCCCTGCGTGACGCGGCGAAGGCACGTCCCCGGCCGGAGCGCTACATGCCCCCGGCACGGATGGAGCCGGAGCCCGCGGAGCGGCCCGTGGCCTCCCTGCTCACGGTGACGACGGACAAGGTGGTGGCGGTGGGGGCCTCCACGGGGGGCACGGATGCGCTGCGGCAACTGCTGCGACCCATGCCTCCGGACTGCCCGGGGATCGTCATCGTGCAGCACATGCCGGAGCAGTTCACGTTGGCCTTCGCCCGGCGGCTCAACGAGCTGTGCCGCATCGAGGTGAAGGAGGCGGAGCAGGGGGATCGGGTGCTGCAGGGCCGGGCGCTCATCGCGCCGGGCAACCGGCACCTGCGGGTGCGGCGCACCGGGGGCCACTACCAGGTGGAGGTATTGGACGGGAAGCGGGTGTCGGGACACAAGCCGAGCGTGGACGTGCTGTTCCACTCGGTGGCGCACGCGGCGGGGGCGAACGCGGTGGGCGTGCTGCTCACGGGGATGGGCGAGGACGGAGCGGATGGGCTGCTGACGATGAAGCAGGCCGGCGCGGCGACGATTGCCCAGGACGAGGCGAGCAGCGTGGTGTTCGGCATGCCGCGCGCGGCCATCGAGCGGGGCGCGGTGGATCAGGTGCTCCCGCTCACCGCCATCAGCGAGGCCATCCGGCGCCGGGCCCGCCAGGGCTGA